In Thermofilaceae archaeon, the genomic stretch CACTCTCGCCACGGAGCACTGTAGGCTTCAACGGCAGGGTGCGAGGCCGCAATAACCCAGCCCCGCGCGTCGAAGACGCTCATGTAGCTGGTGGAGGTTGATTCGCAAATCCTAGCGGACCCTTATCCACGTATGGGAGGGCAATTGTTTCGTCGGCAACCCCCCGGCGTTTGTAGGTCCCGATCGTTGTCGTCGACCACTCTTAGCGGCGGGAACGGCACCGTTGAGCCTCGAGCCCTTCTACATCCATGCGCTATCCGCGCTAGAGCATGAAAGCGAGTAATGCAAAAAGTGTAATAACATTTTTATATTACTTGCGACGAGTTCGGGCGTGGAGTACGTCACGGTGTCCGCTAGAGTCAGCAGGGAGGTATGGGAGAAGGCTAAGAGGTACGGGATCAACGTGAGCGAGGTGATTAGGAGGGCTCTCGAGAGGGAGGTGAGGAGAAGGGAGGTGGAGTGGGCGGTCAACGTGATGGACGACATCGCGAGGAGAGCACAGCTCGATAAGCCCTCCTGGCAGATCATCAGAGAGCACAGGGAGAAGCTGTGAAGATCGTCCTCGACGCCAGCGCCGTCGTGAAGTGGTTCGTGAGGGAGGAGGAAAGCGATCGGATGATCAGGCTGCGCGATCTCATCGTAAGGGGTGAGCTACTCGCGCTCTCCCCCGACTTCATGCTCGTCGAGCTGGCCAACGTGCTGCGCTTCGCCAGGGGCTTATCCAAGGTGGACATCGTGAACGCCGTGAGAGCCGTCATAGCGGTTGGGGTTGAGTTGAGAGGCTTCCTCGAGCTTGTGGATCGCGCCGCCGGCATAGCGCTGGAGAGGGGGTTGACGATCTACGATGCAGCCTACGCGGCCCTAGCTGAGCTCGAGGGTGCGAAGCTCGTCACCTACGATAGGGAGCTGCTGGGGAAGCTCGATTACGCGGTGACGGCCGGCGCGCTCTTGCCTCCAGCGTGACTCGAGCGCTGCAGCGTTAGGCATATCCCCTCTCCCCCGCGCTTGAAACGTGGCCTCTAGGGTCTTGGAGCACTACCTCCGCGACGATGTGGCCGCGGAGATCGCGGAGTTCACGAGGGGTCGCTGGCTGGCTTTGGAAGGGCAGGGGAGGGATGGCAGAATCTTCGTGAGGTGGTGGGCTGGTAAGCCGCTGACGGCTTCCACGCCCACCGAAGTGAAGAGGCTAGTCGAGAGCTTTAGCGGGGCGGGGGTCAGGACGATCTACGCCACCGCCTGCATCTACCGCAGCATCGCGGCGGGCGAGGACGTCGAGAGGATCGAAAACGTCGTAGCGGCGACGCCGAGCTGGGACATCGACGCGACCCTCGACAGCTGGGAGGCCGCGGTAGAGGCTGCTAAGCTGATCGTTGGCTTCCTCGAGCGGCACGGTGTCAGAGAGTCCGTCTACCTGAAGTGGTCGGGGGAGGGGGTTCACGTCCACATCCACGAGGCCGCTCTCTCGGAGAAAACGCTCGCTTTAGCGGACCCGCTGACGGCCTCCCGGCTACTCGTCGAGTACACGATCCGCAAGCTGGAGAACCAGCTGAAGGAGCTTGCCGAGAAGTGGAGGGTCTTGAAGGTGGAGAACCTGATGGACCCCAAGAGGGTTTTCACGGTGCCACTCTCCTTCCACCGGCGGGTGGATAAGGTGGCTGTCTGCTTCAAGCCTGACCAGCTGGACGACTTCGACCCCTCGTGGGCCGACCCCGCCTCCTTCAAGCACAACCCCAGGTGGCGGGACAACGTGCTCGGGGAGGCGGATCAACTGGCTCTCGAGGCCCTGAAAGCCCTAGCCCACCTGCGCCCGACCTCCACACGGGTCAAGGTGGAAGAACCTCAGGAGAGGGGTGGTGCAAAGCTGGGGAGGTTCCAGGTTATGGCGCTCCTTCAGGCGGCGCGCTACTACGCTCTGACCGGGGACCTTGAGAAGGCGAAGTCCTTCGGGCTTAACCGGGCGATCTTCTACGCGTGGGCCAAGCACTACGGCCCCTCCGCCCGCACGAGAGCGAGGGAGAGCACGGGTAGACCGAGGAGAGCGCCCGCTGGTGGCAGGGAGAGCGTAGAGAGGGTGAGCGTGCTCGGTGAGGAAGCCTACATCACGCGTGAGGGGTGGTTCGCGATGGGCGGGATCCCGCAGCGGCCGGAGGATTACGATAGGCAGGTTGCCCGCATCATCGAGAGCGTCATCCCCTACGAGGAGGCCTGGAGGAAGGCGCTGGAGTACGTCGGGAGCTTCCCGCGCAGCGTGCTCGAGGACCCGCAGGAGTTCTACAGCAGGGTCTACGAGCCCGTGAGGGACGAGTTTGTCGAGAAGGTATTGAGGGGGAGGAAGCAGAGCGGCTCTACGCTCGACGCCTTCTTCAGCTAGCTTTTCAGGACTCTTTCGGCAAAGAGCTGCAGGAAGCGGGGTGCATCGACATCCCTGCAGAACAGCGCGTTGGGCTCGCCGCCCGCTACCACGGTGTACCCCCTTGTGAAACGACCCGCAAGCTCCACCTCGACCCGAGCGGGCTCAAGCTTGACCAAGTGTGGCGCGTACGCGACCGCGACGGCGAGCGGGTCGTGCAGTACAGGTAAGTGGCGGCTCTTCGCCATCCACACTCTTGTGTACGAGGAGAGGACGCGCATGTACTCCTCCCCGCCCTCCTCGAGACTCCGCAGCATGTCCTGAGTCATCTGGCACCTCAGCGTGACATCGAGGCCCACCAGCACCTTCTCGCAACCAGCTGAAAAAACGATGGCAGCCGCTTCCGGGTCGCAACGGACGTTGTACTCTGCCAGGTTCATCGTGTAAGCCCCGGCCATCGAGACCAGCTTCACCCTCGAGGCCAAATCCGGTCGCTTTAAGAGCAGCAGCGCGGCGTTAGTTAGCGGGCCAATCGTAATGAGGACATCGACTTCGCCGGCCGAGACCAGCTTCTCCAGCAGGTCCACAGCGTGGAGGGGCGCGATACTAGCACTGCGACCCTCAACGCCCTTCAACCCCTCCAAGTAGACCGGCTCCGTTGCGGGACCCTTGCCGACCAGCGGGTTTGGTGAGCCCGCGGCAACGGGGATGTCGTCTCTACCCAGCGCCCCCAGCAGCCTGGCAGCTAGCTGCGCCCTCGAATGCACTTGGCCGTACACGGTCGTGACGGCTACGACCTCAAGCTCGGGTGAGAGGCACGCTAGAGCCAGGGCGAAGGCGTCGTCGATGTCGTCGCCGATGTCCGTGTCGATTACCGCGCGCAAAGGCACGATCGGGCCGGCGCTCTCAACCTTATACAGTTAGCGTATTACCTTGACAATGGTATAGTAAGATTTTTAAAAGAGCTTACTTTAAGCATCCCGTGAAGCTGCGGGCAACCGATGCAGCGGTGATCGCGCTGAGCGCATCCTTCTGGTCGATCATCAACGCCACGCTCGCCCCCATCTTCTGGCAGCTCACTAGGCTACCGATACTCTGCGACATCCTAGCGATGATCTCCCTGATCGTAGCGCTATGGTGGACGAGGAAGCTGGGGGCAGCTACGCTAGTCGGTCTACTAGCGACAGCCCTAAACTTCATCCTCAGGCCCGGCGCGCTACACTTCCTCGGCTTCACGGCAGCGAGCATCGTCTACGACCTCCTCGCCAGAGCGATCGGCTACAGCAGGTGCTTCTCCGCCCGCTACGGCCCCGCCTTCATCGCTGCAGTGGGCGTGGTTTCAACGTGGATAGCCGGCTTGATAATCGGCGCGTTCTTCATGGGTGGAAGCGTGCCCGTCCTCTACTTCTCAGCGCTGCACGCTGCAGGCGGCCTAATAGGATCGATTTTCGGCGTAGCGATCGTTAAGAGCCTAGAAAGGAGAGGAGTAAAACCCCGAAGCGCCTAAATCGACTTCATTCACACCCTCTTTCTCAGGAACACTCTGACGAGCAGGAGGACCATGACTGCAACCACCAACCCCCAGGAGATGAGGATTACCTGCTCGGGGCTCAAGCCCTTGGGCTTTGGCTGCGCGGCCTCGATCTCGGCCGGGAAGAGGTAGTACAGCGTC encodes the following:
- a CDS encoding type II toxin-antitoxin system CcdA family antitoxin, with product MEYVTVSARVSREVWEKAKRYGINVSEVIRRALEREVRRREVEWAVNVMDDIARRAQLDKPSWQIIREHREKL
- a CDS encoding nucleoside hydrolase — translated: MPLRAVIDTDIGDDIDDAFALALACLSPELEVVAVTTVYGQVHSRAQLAARLLGALGRDDIPVAAGSPNPLVGKGPATEPVYLEGLKGVEGRSASIAPLHAVDLLEKLVSAGEVDVLITIGPLTNAALLLLKRPDLASRVKLVSMAGAYTMNLAEYNVRCDPEAAAIVFSAGCEKVLVGLDVTLRCQMTQDMLRSLEEGGEEYMRVLSSYTRVWMAKSRHLPVLHDPLAVAVAYAPHLVKLEPARVEVELAGRFTRGYTVVAGGEPNALFCRDVDAPRFLQLFAERVLKS
- a CDS encoding type II toxin-antitoxin system VapC family toxin, with amino-acid sequence MKIVLDASAVVKWFVREEESDRMIRLRDLIVRGELLALSPDFMLVELANVLRFARGLSKVDIVNAVRAVIAVGVELRGFLELVDRAAGIALERGLTIYDAAYAALAELEGAKLVTYDRELLGKLDYAVTAGALLPPA